The genome window AATGCGTCCACAAATGCTTTGCCACCGTCGGCTACGGTCGGGTTGTGCTGTAAATATTCTTTGCCGATATATTTGTCTGTGCCTTCTTGTACTTTGTGTTGGTTAAACACTAATTCATAAAACTCAAGAGCGTTCTTCTTATTTTGCTCCGGTGTGGTGTGTGCCATTGTTGCTGTTGTGGCTAAAAGTGCGGTTGAAATTACTGCAGTTTTAAGTAATTTTTTCATATTGATTTTCCTTTGCTTGACTTGAATAGTTTCAAATAATCTGTTGCCATTATATTGAAATAAAAAATGGGAAAAAGGCTGGTTTCTGAATATAATTGTTTTAAAAATTGAAACAATAAGAGTGAAAAGTGGATAGAATTACTGCAATTCAAGTGTTTTTAATGGTGGCGGAAACCGGCAGTTTTACTGCAACGGCAGAACGATTGGATCTTTCACGCCCGAAAGTTACCCGTGCAGTCGCCCTTATGGAAGAATGGTTTAACGCTCGGCTTTTGCAACGCACCACCCGCCACGTTTCACTGACCGATGCTGGCGAACAAGCGGTCGA of Actinobacillus arthritidis contains these proteins:
- a CDS encoding nuclear transport factor 2 family protein — protein: MKKLLKTAVISTALLATTATMAHTTPEQNKKNALEFYELVFNQHKVQEGTDKYIGKEYLQHNPTVADGGKAFVDAFAPFLKEHPQSRAEIKRVVAEGDLVMLHVHSKLNPQDKGEAVVDIFRFDENGKIVEHWDVIQAVPEKTASGRSMF